In Rubrivirga marina, the following are encoded in one genomic region:
- a CDS encoding serine hydrolase, with product MLDAQVRQIAEDAGASAVAVAVRDLETGEAATVDGDRPFHAASTMKVAVLAALLAAVADERHHLDDRLHVRNRFRSAADGSPFRVAQDRDANAAVFAKRGRTMPLGTLAEHMIQTSSNLATNLLVDLLGVEAIREATARWGGAGVEVVRGVEDEAAYEAGIVNTATAYGLVGLFVGLEEGAGLPDEVRQFGLDVLFGQEFASGIPAGVPGEVREGSRFAHKTGSISTVQHDAGLVYLPDRRPYAVAILTEWEADATNGRRETVASLSRAVYDHVTHG from the coding sequence ATGCTCGACGCCCAGGTCCGCCAGATCGCCGAGGACGCCGGCGCCTCCGCCGTGGCCGTCGCCGTCCGTGACCTCGAGACCGGCGAGGCCGCGACCGTCGACGGCGACCGCCCGTTCCACGCGGCCTCGACCATGAAGGTCGCCGTCCTCGCGGCCCTGCTGGCGGCCGTCGCCGACGAGCGGCACCACCTCGACGACCGGCTCCACGTCCGCAACCGGTTCCGCTCCGCGGCCGACGGGTCGCCGTTCCGCGTGGCGCAGGACCGGGACGCCAACGCGGCCGTCTTTGCCAAGCGGGGGCGGACGATGCCGCTCGGCACGCTCGCCGAGCACATGATCCAGACGTCGTCGAACCTCGCCACAAACCTCCTCGTGGACCTCCTCGGCGTCGAGGCGATCCGCGAGGCGACGGCGCGGTGGGGCGGGGCGGGCGTCGAGGTCGTCCGCGGGGTCGAAGACGAGGCGGCGTACGAGGCCGGCATCGTCAACACGGCCACGGCGTACGGGCTCGTGGGGCTGTTCGTCGGATTGGAGGAGGGAGCCGGTCTCCCCGACGAGGTCCGCCAGTTCGGGCTCGACGTGCTCTTCGGGCAGGAGTTCGCCAGCGGCATCCCGGCCGGCGTCCCCGGCGAGGTCCGCGAGGGGTCCCGGTTCGCCCACAAGACCGGCTCGATCTCGACGGTCCAGCACGACGCCGGGCTCGTCTACCTCCCCGATCGACGGCCGTACGCCGTCGCCATCCTCACCGAGTGGGAGGCCGATGCGACGAACGGTCGTCGCGAGACGGTCGCCTCTCTCTCGCGTGCCGTCTACGACCACGTCACCCATGGATAG
- a CDS encoding NAD+ synthase, with product MRIALCQINPTVGDLAGNVERILADARRAAEAGADLAVFPELCVTGYPPQDLLDRPAFLDDVDTAVQHVARELPASLGVLVGAPVRNETPVGKRLFNTALLLADGDLVDATSKTLLPTYDVFDEYRYFEPCPERKVMEWRGLRLGVHVCEDMWNNEDQAPYHLYASNPIDELAALGIDLFVNLSASPYAVGKPIERRLLIQESCREHGVPFVYVNQVGANTELVFDGDSQVQSAEGEVLYHAPLFEEAFSVWDTDAPGEPVESARLGTEVEEVTAQIHDALVLGVRDYVRKTGDGVFEKALIGLSGGIDSAVTCAIAAEALGPDRVVGITMPSAYSSSGSVSDSQALAENLGIEFHEVAIRPAVDAFEAMLAPLFEGTEEGVAEENVQARSRGVTLMAISNKFGHLLLTTGNKSEMAVGYATLYGDMSGGLAVLSDVLKTEVYRVAEDINRRAGREVIPRATITKPPSAELRPGQVDQDSLPPYDVLDAILVGYVEEHLSPEAIARETGYELALVERIAKMVDRNEYKRRQAAPGLRVTGKAFGSGRRLPIVMQRTRVDAAGHEETVEGAPAAAGVDA from the coding sequence ATGCGGATCGCCCTCTGCCAGATCAACCCCACCGTCGGCGACCTCGCCGGCAACGTCGAGCGGATCCTCGCCGACGCCCGCCGCGCCGCCGAGGCGGGCGCGGACCTCGCCGTCTTCCCCGAGCTCTGCGTCACGGGCTACCCGCCGCAGGACCTCCTCGACCGTCCGGCCTTCCTCGACGACGTGGACACGGCGGTCCAGCACGTCGCCCGCGAACTCCCCGCCAGCCTCGGCGTGCTCGTGGGCGCCCCCGTTCGGAACGAGACGCCCGTCGGGAAGCGGCTCTTCAACACGGCGCTCCTCCTCGCCGACGGCGACCTCGTCGACGCGACCTCGAAGACGCTCCTCCCGACGTACGACGTGTTCGACGAGTACCGCTACTTCGAGCCGTGCCCCGAGCGGAAGGTGATGGAGTGGAGGGGGCTCCGCCTCGGCGTCCACGTGTGCGAGGACATGTGGAACAACGAGGATCAGGCCCCCTACCACCTCTACGCGTCGAACCCCATCGACGAGCTGGCGGCGCTCGGGATCGACCTGTTCGTCAACCTTTCGGCCAGCCCCTACGCGGTCGGCAAACCGATCGAGCGGCGCCTCCTCATCCAGGAGAGCTGCCGCGAGCACGGCGTCCCGTTCGTCTACGTCAACCAGGTCGGGGCCAACACAGAGCTGGTCTTCGACGGCGACAGCCAGGTCCAGAGCGCGGAGGGGGAGGTGCTCTATCACGCGCCGCTCTTCGAGGAGGCGTTCTCCGTGTGGGACACGGACGCGCCCGGCGAGCCGGTCGAGTCCGCCCGCCTCGGCACCGAGGTGGAGGAGGTCACGGCCCAGATCCACGACGCCCTCGTGCTCGGCGTCCGCGACTACGTGCGGAAGACGGGCGACGGCGTGTTCGAGAAGGCGCTGATCGGGCTGAGCGGCGGGATCGACTCGGCGGTCACGTGCGCGATCGCGGCCGAGGCGCTCGGGCCGGACCGCGTCGTCGGCATCACGATGCCGTCGGCCTACTCGTCGTCGGGGTCCGTCTCGGATTCTCAGGCGCTCGCCGAGAACCTCGGCATCGAGTTCCACGAGGTCGCTATCCGCCCGGCCGTCGATGCCTTCGAGGCCATGCTGGCGCCGCTCTTCGAGGGGACCGAGGAGGGCGTGGCGGAAGAGAACGTCCAGGCCCGGAGCCGGGGCGTGACGCTCATGGCGATCTCGAACAAGTTCGGCCACCTTCTCCTGACGACCGGCAACAAGTCGGAGATGGCGGTCGGCTACGCGACGCTCTACGGCGACATGTCGGGCGGGCTGGCCGTCCTGTCGGACGTGCTCAAGACGGAGGTCTACCGCGTCGCCGAGGACATCAACCGGCGGGCCGGACGGGAGGTCATCCCACGCGCCACGATCACGAAGCCGCCCTCGGCCGAGCTCCGGCCCGGCCAGGTCGACCAAGACTCCCTGCCGCCGTACGACGTGCTCGACGCGATCCTCGTCGGCTACGTCGAGGAGCACCTCTCGCCCGAGGCCATCGCCCGGGAGACCGGCTACGAGTTGGCGCTCGTCGAGCGGATCGCGAAGATGGTCGACCGGAACGAGTACAAGCGGCGTCAGGCGGCGCCCGGCCTCCGCGTGACGGGCAAGGCGTTCGGCTCCGGCCGCCGCCTCCCCATCGTCATGCAACGGACGCGCGTCGACGCCGCGGGACACGAGGAGACCGTCGAGGGCGCCCCCGCCGCCGCGGGCGTCGACGCCTGA
- a CDS encoding MgtC/SapB family protein encodes MPTDPVALLGRFGAALALGLLIGTQREFQHRREENGASSPYAGIRTFPLLALAGGLGAYLSAVLDSPWIVAAVLLAVGAFAVAAYRAGVARGDVGLTTEVAALVTTLLGALCLTGALGVVAAVGVAVAILLELKPESRRFVRALKEEELEAALKFAAVSALILPVLPDETYGPPPFDVVSPFKVWLMVVFISGISFLGYVLTKVVGATRGVGLTGLVGGLASSTATTLSFAERSKAKEALSGALAMGVFAAWAVMFARVLVEAGVVNRPLLGAVWPAITAGGVAGLAYAAFLWARNRKAEKEGEADPDEQAAFTNPFELKSALAFGALYAVILVVSKAAEMYLGTTGLYASAVASGLADVDAVTLSMAELSGPGGSVDLDTAATAVTLAAASNTVVKGGIVVATGSAAMRKAILPGTAIVLAAMLVVGWWV; translated from the coding sequence GTGCCCACCGACCCCGTCGCCCTCCTCGGCCGCTTCGGCGCGGCCCTCGCGCTCGGCCTCCTCATCGGAACCCAGCGCGAGTTCCAGCACCGGCGCGAGGAAAACGGCGCGTCGTCGCCCTACGCCGGCATCCGGACGTTCCCGCTCCTCGCCCTCGCGGGCGGCCTCGGCGCGTACCTCTCGGCCGTGTTGGACAGCCCATGGATTGTGGCCGCCGTGCTCCTCGCCGTCGGCGCGTTCGCGGTCGCGGCGTACCGGGCCGGCGTGGCCCGCGGGGACGTCGGGCTCACGACCGAGGTGGCCGCCCTCGTGACGACGCTCCTCGGCGCGCTCTGCCTTACCGGCGCGCTCGGCGTCGTCGCCGCGGTGGGTGTGGCCGTGGCGATCCTCCTGGAGCTCAAGCCCGAGTCGCGGCGGTTCGTAAGGGCGCTGAAGGAGGAAGAGCTCGAGGCGGCGCTGAAGTTCGCGGCCGTCAGCGCGCTCATCCTGCCGGTTCTGCCGGATGAGACGTACGGCCCGCCGCCGTTCGACGTCGTCAGCCCGTTCAAGGTGTGGCTGATGGTCGTGTTCATCTCAGGCATCTCGTTCCTCGGCTACGTCCTGACGAAGGTCGTCGGCGCCACGCGCGGGGTCGGGCTGACGGGCCTCGTCGGCGGGCTGGCCTCGTCGACGGCGACGACGCTGTCGTTCGCCGAGCGGAGCAAGGCGAAGGAGGCGCTGTCGGGCGCGCTCGCGATGGGCGTGTTCGCGGCGTGGGCCGTCATGTTCGCCCGCGTGCTCGTCGAGGCGGGCGTGGTGAACCGCCCGCTCCTCGGTGCCGTGTGGCCGGCGATCACGGCCGGCGGCGTGGCCGGGCTCGCGTACGCCGCGTTCCTGTGGGCCCGCAACCGGAAGGCCGAGAAGGAGGGCGAGGCCGACCCCGACGAGCAGGCCGCCTTCACGAACCCGTTCGAGCTCAAATCGGCCCTCGCGTTCGGGGCGCTCTACGCCGTGATCCTGGTCGTGTCGAAGGCCGCCGAGATGTACCTCGGGACGACCGGCCTCTACGCCTCGGCCGTCGCCTCCGGCCTCGCCGACGTCGACGCGGTGACGCTCTCGATGGCGGAGCTGAGCGGGCCGGGCGGGTCGGTCGACCTCGACACGGCCGCGACTGCGGTCACGCTGGCGGCGGCCTCGAACACGGTCGTCAAGGGCGGGATCGTCGTCGCGACGGGCTCCGCGGCGATGCGGAAGGCGATCCTCCCCGGCACCGCCATCGTGCTCGCGGCGATGCTGGTCGTCGGGTGGTGGGTGTAG
- a CDS encoding cation:proton antiporter, with amino-acid sequence MTTPLVTIAAVVVLGIGAQWLAWRTKFPSILLLLGFGFLAGPVTGFLPQDALQGEWLFPFVSLAVGIILFEGGLTLRFDEFREVGKAVVNLITIGVLVTGVLGAVGAHYLAGFSWEVAIVLGALLTVTGPTVVLPLLRHVRPAGRVGTVAKWEGITIDPIGAILAVLVLETVILLHEPAEAGHSSPWAALAEGIAFEIVVGVGVAVLSAALLILLLHRRLVPDWLQNPVALMVVIAAFAISNSLQEEAGLLEATLLGIIMANQPYVSVRRIVEFKEDLRVLLISLLFIVLSARLEPSAFEIMLAPGPLWFLAALMLLVRPLAVVLSSLGTGLDWREQAFLSWLAPRGIVAAAVASLFSFRLAEFFPAEAERIVPVVFLVIVGTVAVYGLTISPLARWLGLAQPDPQGVLFVGAQGWVRRVAQALQELGVRVLLIDANARNVRLAKRAGLDAQRANILAEGVIDDLELSGVGRLLAVTPNDEVNALAALHFGEVFESEEVYQLPMRADGPKSPATEIPRHLRGRPLFATDATFTALDERLNAGAGVHVVRLTEERTLAALLDEADTAEQLVTPLFLVRGEKVRVYAEDADIVPLPGDALVVLADRAPADVWTEMEEVADDGLGKPLPPDTGDGLPGEPARPEAS; translated from the coding sequence ATGACCACTCCGCTCGTCACCATCGCCGCCGTCGTCGTCCTCGGCATCGGGGCGCAGTGGCTCGCGTGGCGGACGAAGTTCCCCTCAATCCTGCTGCTGTTGGGCTTCGGGTTCCTCGCCGGCCCCGTCACGGGGTTCCTCCCGCAGGACGCGCTCCAGGGGGAGTGGCTGTTCCCGTTCGTCTCGCTGGCGGTCGGGATCATCCTGTTCGAGGGCGGGCTGACGCTCCGGTTCGACGAGTTCCGCGAGGTCGGCAAGGCCGTCGTCAACCTCATCACGATCGGCGTGCTCGTGACGGGCGTGCTCGGGGCCGTCGGGGCCCACTACCTCGCCGGGTTCTCGTGGGAGGTCGCGATCGTGCTCGGCGCGCTCCTCACGGTCACCGGCCCGACCGTCGTGCTCCCGCTCCTCCGCCACGTCCGGCCCGCAGGACGGGTGGGGACCGTCGCGAAGTGGGAGGGGATCACGATCGACCCGATCGGCGCGATTCTGGCCGTTCTCGTGCTCGAGACGGTCATCCTGCTCCACGAGCCGGCCGAGGCCGGGCACTCGTCGCCGTGGGCGGCGCTGGCCGAGGGGATCGCCTTCGAGATCGTCGTCGGCGTGGGCGTGGCCGTCCTGTCGGCGGCGCTCCTGATCCTCCTCCTCCACCGTCGGCTCGTGCCGGACTGGCTCCAGAACCCGGTGGCCCTCATGGTGGTCATCGCCGCGTTCGCGATCTCGAACTCACTCCAGGAGGAGGCCGGGCTCCTGGAAGCGACGCTGCTCGGAATCATCATGGCGAACCAGCCCTACGTCTCGGTCCGCCGGATCGTCGAGTTCAAGGAGGACCTGCGGGTGCTCTTGATCTCCCTCCTGTTCATCGTGCTCTCGGCGCGGCTGGAGCCGAGCGCGTTCGAGATCATGCTGGCCCCGGGCCCGCTCTGGTTCTTGGCCGCGCTGATGCTGCTCGTCCGGCCCCTCGCCGTCGTGCTGTCGTCGTTGGGGACGGGGTTGGACTGGCGCGAGCAGGCGTTCTTGTCATGGCTGGCGCCGCGTGGGATCGTGGCGGCGGCCGTGGCAAGCCTGTTCTCGTTCCGCCTCGCCGAGTTCTTCCCGGCCGAGGCCGAACGGATCGTGCCCGTCGTGTTCCTCGTCATCGTGGGCACGGTCGCCGTCTACGGGCTGACGATCTCGCCGCTTGCGCGGTGGCTCGGGCTGGCCCAGCCGGACCCCCAAGGGGTCCTGTTCGTCGGGGCGCAGGGGTGGGTCCGGCGCGTGGCCCAGGCGCTTCAGGAGCTCGGTGTCCGCGTGCTCCTCATCGACGCGAACGCGCGGAACGTCCGTCTCGCGAAGCGGGCTGGCCTCGACGCGCAGCGCGCCAACATCCTGGCCGAGGGCGTGATCGACGACCTCGAGCTGAGCGGGGTCGGCCGGCTCCTGGCGGTCACGCCGAACGACGAGGTCAACGCGCTCGCGGCGCTCCACTTTGGCGAGGTGTTCGAGTCGGAGGAGGTCTACCAACTCCCGATGCGAGCCGACGGGCCAAAGAGCCCGGCGACCGAGATCCCACGGCACCTCCGCGGGCGGCCGCTGTTCGCGACGGACGCGACGTTCACGGCGCTCGACGAGCGGCTCAACGCCGGCGCCGGCGTCCACGTCGTCCGCCTCACGGAAGAGCGGACGCTGGCGGCGCTCCTCGACGAGGCCGACACGGCCGAGCAACTCGTGACGCCGCTGTTCCTCGTCCGCGGCGAGAAGGTCCGCGTCTACGCCGAAGACGCCGACATCGTCCCCCTGCCCGGCGACGCCCTCGTGGTTCTCGCCGACCGCGCCCCGGCCGACGTCTGGACCGAGATGGAGGAGGTCGCCGACGACGGGCTCGGCAAGCCGCTCCCGCCCGACACCGGCGACGGCCTGCCTGGCGAGCCGGCCCGGCCCGAAGCCAGCTAG
- a CDS encoding DUF5996 family protein — protein MPEWPALPPLADWRPTADAVHLWTQILGKVRLDRMPWTNHAWHSALYVSPRGLTTGLLPADGVEVELDVVGDRLRVRSASGDEWGFALGPMSVADFYRHTLDALAEAGVEPDVWPEPVERPGPVASFPDDDAVRPYDAEAVRAFWGALRQAHRVMTTFRARFVGKASPVHFFWGAFDLAATRFSGRPAPPHPGGAPNLADWVMREAYSHEVSSAGFWPGGDLGEAHFYAYAYPEPDGFRDHPVEPAAARYDADLGEYLLPYEAVRTAADPDAALLAFLQTTYEAAADYAGWDREALECELPPARG, from the coding sequence ATGCCCGAATGGCCTGCCCTCCCCCCGCTCGCCGATTGGCGACCGACCGCCGACGCCGTCCACCTCTGGACCCAAATCCTCGGGAAGGTCCGCCTCGACCGGATGCCGTGGACCAACCACGCGTGGCACTCGGCCCTGTACGTCTCGCCGCGGGGCCTGACGACCGGCCTGCTCCCCGCCGACGGGGTCGAGGTCGAGCTCGACGTGGTCGGCGACCGGCTCCGCGTCCGGTCCGCCTCGGGCGACGAGTGGGGGTTCGCGCTCGGCCCGATGTCGGTCGCCGACTTCTATCGCCACACGCTCGACGCGCTCGCCGAGGCGGGCGTGGAGCCCGACGTCTGGCCCGAGCCGGTCGAGCGTCCCGGCCCCGTGGCCTCGTTCCCCGACGACGACGCGGTCCGCCCGTACGACGCCGAGGCGGTCCGGGCGTTCTGGGGCGCGCTCCGGCAGGCGCACCGCGTGATGACGACGTTCCGCGCCCGGTTCGTGGGCAAGGCCAGCCCGGTCCACTTTTTCTGGGGCGCCTTCGACCTCGCGGCAACGCGCTTTTCGGGCCGCCCCGCGCCGCCGCATCCCGGCGGCGCCCCGAACCTCGCCGACTGGGTGATGCGGGAGGCCTACTCCCACGAGGTGTCGAGCGCCGGCTTCTGGCCCGGCGGCGACCTCGGCGAGGCCCATTTTTACGCGTACGCCTACCCCGAGCCCGACGGCTTCCGCGACCACCCGGTCGAGCCCGCCGCCGCGCGCTACGATGCCGACCTCGGCGAGTACCTCCTCCCGTACGAGGCGGTCCGCACCGCCGCCGACCCGGACGCCGCGCTTCTCGCGTTCCTCCAGACGACGTACGAGGCCGCCGCCGACTACGCGGGGTGGGACCGCGAAGCCCTCGAGTGCGAGCTGCCGCCGGCTCGCGGGTGA
- a CDS encoding M15 family metallopeptidase, translating to MPTASPLSSVLPWLLVAALALAAPACQSSEATPAAPAAPADSARLDVEVGPVALTPAPDTARARPPLPDGFVRLSEAAPQIALEIRYHTAYNFVGTPIDGYLAAECVLTEEAADALAEAADALARDGLGLKVYDCYRPQRAVTHFVHWANDRDATAMKEAFYPEEPKGSLFSRGYIATRSGHSRGSTVDLTLVRLPVAASVRTRYPDPDAGPLPRCDRPLSTPTGPDLRGGGRFPEGDLDMGTAYDCLSPASATDSRAVSAEARRNRGRLRTAMSASGFRNYAQEWWHYTLRDEPHRTYFDFPVE from the coding sequence ATGCCCACCGCGTCGCCCCTCTCGTCCGTGCTCCCCTGGCTGCTCGTGGCCGCGCTCGCCCTCGCGGCCCCCGCGTGCCAGTCGTCTGAGGCCACACCGGCGGCGCCCGCCGCCCCGGCCGACTCGGCCCGCCTCGACGTCGAGGTGGGACCGGTCGCCCTGACGCCCGCGCCCGACACGGCCCGCGCCCGCCCACCGCTGCCCGACGGGTTCGTGCGGCTGAGCGAGGCGGCGCCCCAGATCGCGCTGGAGATCCGCTACCACACGGCGTACAACTTCGTCGGGACGCCCATCGACGGGTACCTCGCGGCCGAGTGCGTCCTGACGGAGGAGGCCGCCGACGCGCTCGCCGAGGCCGCCGACGCGCTCGCCCGCGACGGCCTCGGCCTCAAGGTCTACGACTGCTACCGCCCGCAGCGGGCCGTCACGCACTTCGTCCACTGGGCGAACGACCGCGACGCGACCGCGATGAAGGAGGCGTTCTACCCCGAGGAGCCGAAGGGCTCGCTGTTCTCGCGCGGCTACATCGCCACGCGGAGCGGCCACAGCCGAGGCTCGACGGTCGACCTCACGCTGGTCCGCCTGCCCGTCGCCGCGTCGGTCCGGACGCGCTATCCGGACCCCGACGCCGGCCCGCTCCCCCGGTGCGACCGACCGCTCTCGACGCCGACCGGGCCCGATCTTCGGGGCGGCGGCCGGTTCCCGGAGGGCGACCTCGACATGGGCACCGCCTACGACTGCCTGAGCCCGGCCTCCGCGACCGACAGCCGGGCCGTCTCGGCCGAGGCCCGCCGCAACCGCGGGCGGCTCCGGACGGCCATGAGCGCATCCGGCTTCCGCAACTACGCCCAAGAGTGGTGGCACTACACGCTCCGCGACGAGCCCCACCGCACCTACTTCGACTTCCCAGTGGAGTAG
- a CDS encoding isoaspartyl peptidase/L-asparaginase: MNRRDLLRSGAALGALAALPRTATAAVRPAAPVVVATWDNRIAAAAAWDVLRSGGWALDAAEAAARVPEADPDDHSVGLGGHPDRDGRVTLDACVMDERHRCGAVAAVEDVLHPVSLARMVMERTPHVMLVGEGAREFALSQGVEPVDLLTPEAEAAWREWMETAEYAPAVNSERRDRPSGHADDHDTIGVLALDADGRLCGTCTTSGLAYKMRGRVGDSPILGAGLFVDGGTGGAVATGHGEEVIRVAGASAAVEALRHGRSAQDAAWSVVERIARVTPSDPEAIQIGVLVLGPDGEVGAAGLQPGFNYVVTRPDADPAPDAVGEVTHREPVEGGLTFLIEAPSVRG; the protein is encoded by the coding sequence ATGAACCGCCGCGACCTCCTCCGCTCCGGCGCCGCACTCGGTGCGCTGGCGGCCCTGCCCCGGACGGCGACCGCCGCCGTCCGCCCCGCCGCGCCCGTCGTCGTGGCGACGTGGGACAACCGAATCGCCGCCGCCGCGGCGTGGGACGTGCTCCGGTCGGGCGGCTGGGCCCTCGACGCCGCCGAGGCCGCCGCCCGCGTCCCCGAGGCCGACCCCGACGACCACTCCGTCGGCCTCGGGGGGCACCCCGACCGCGACGGCCGCGTCACGCTCGACGCCTGCGTCATGGACGAGCGCCACCGCTGCGGCGCCGTCGCCGCCGTCGAGGACGTCCTCCACCCGGTCTCGCTCGCGCGGATGGTCATGGAGCGGACGCCCCACGTGATGCTGGTCGGCGAGGGCGCGCGGGAGTTCGCGCTCAGCCAGGGCGTCGAGCCCGTCGACCTCCTCACGCCGGAGGCCGAGGCCGCGTGGCGCGAGTGGATGGAGACCGCCGAGTACGCCCCCGCCGTCAACAGCGAGCGCCGCGACCGGCCGAGCGGCCACGCCGACGACCACGACACGATCGGCGTCCTCGCCCTCGACGCCGACGGCCGCCTCTGCGGGACCTGCACCACGAGCGGCCTCGCCTACAAGATGCGCGGGCGCGTCGGCGACAGCCCGATCCTGGGCGCCGGCCTGTTCGTCGACGGCGGCACGGGCGGGGCCGTCGCGACGGGGCACGGCGAGGAGGTCATCCGCGTGGCCGGCGCGAGCGCCGCGGTCGAGGCCCTCCGGCACGGGCGCTCCGCACAGGACGCCGCGTGGTCCGTCGTCGAGCGGATCGCCCGCGTCACGCCCTCCGACCCCGAGGCCATCCAGATCGGCGTGCTCGTGCTGGGACCGGACGGCGAGGTCGGCGCGGCCGGGCTCCAGCCGGGGTTCAACTACGTCGTCACGCGGCCGGACGCGGACCCAGCGCCCGACGCGGTCGGCGAGGTCACGCACCGGGAGCCCGTCGAGGGCGGCCTGACGTTCCTGATCGAGGCGCCGTCCGTCCGCGGGTAG
- a CDS encoding M28 family metallopeptidase, producing MRLALLVCLLAPVALAQPGVEQGRPADRSWPDSLVGGTAPPAEVQRLYDIAAAVSQDRIEADIRTLAGFGTRHTLSDTTSDTRGIGAARRWIRAEFERISAACGGCLEVVEQRRTISGEARIPEPTDVVNILAIQRGTSDPNRYVVMSGDIDSRVSDALDATSDSPGANDNASGMAGTIEAARVLSQYEFPGTIVYAGLSGEEQGLFGGQIMAETAREEGWFIEAVLNNDMIGNSCGIDGVCDNTSARVFSEATRPIETEREARLRRFTGGEVDGPSRNLARVVDRMADQYIRNLDIMMVYRLDRFGRGGHHTPFTNVGYPGVRIMETHEHYDRQHQDLRTETYPDGTPRHFGDTVEYVDFQYAAKLTALNAVTLAGLAGAPAPPSNVGIDGAVQPSTTLEWDRPDAAANPQLAGFRVHWRLTTEPQWQWSVYVPDSGEARQRYTLENVVIDNYLFGVSAVAVDGSESPVVFPGPIGAFDYVPE from the coding sequence CGCCTCGCCCTTCTCGTCTGTCTCCTCGCCCCCGTCGCGCTCGCCCAGCCCGGCGTCGAGCAGGGCCGCCCGGCCGACCGCTCCTGGCCCGACTCGCTCGTCGGCGGCACGGCCCCACCGGCCGAGGTCCAGCGGCTCTACGACATCGCGGCGGCTGTTTCTCAGGACCGGATCGAGGCCGACATCCGGACGCTCGCGGGGTTCGGGACGCGTCACACGCTCAGCGACACCACCAGCGACACGCGCGGGATCGGCGCGGCGCGGCGGTGGATCCGGGCCGAGTTCGAGCGGATCTCCGCGGCCTGCGGCGGGTGCCTCGAGGTCGTCGAGCAGCGACGGACGATTTCGGGCGAGGCGCGCATTCCGGAGCCGACCGACGTGGTCAACATCCTTGCCATCCAGCGCGGGACGAGCGACCCGAACCGCTACGTCGTGATGTCGGGCGACATCGACAGCCGGGTGAGCGACGCGCTCGACGCGACGAGCGACTCGCCGGGCGCCAACGACAACGCCTCGGGGATGGCCGGCACCATCGAGGCGGCCCGCGTCCTCAGCCAGTACGAGTTCCCTGGGACCATCGTCTACGCCGGGCTCAGCGGGGAGGAGCAGGGCCTGTTCGGCGGCCAGATCATGGCCGAGACGGCGCGCGAGGAGGGCTGGTTCATCGAGGCCGTCCTCAACAACGACATGATCGGAAATAGCTGCGGGATCGACGGCGTGTGCGACAACACATCCGCGCGCGTGTTCTCCGAAGCCACGCGGCCCATCGAGACTGAGCGTGAGGCGCGGCTCCGCCGGTTCACGGGCGGCGAGGTCGACGGCCCGAGCCGGAACCTCGCCCGCGTCGTCGACCGGATGGCGGACCAGTACATCCGCAACCTCGACATCATGATGGTCTACCGGCTCGACCGGTTCGGGCGGGGCGGCCACCACACGCCGTTTACGAACGTCGGGTACCCGGGCGTCCGGATCATGGAGACGCACGAGCACTACGACCGCCAGCACCAGGACCTCCGCACGGAGACGTACCCCGATGGCACCCCTCGTCACTTCGGCGACACGGTCGAGTACGTCGACTTCCAGTACGCCGCCAAGCTGACGGCGCTCAACGCGGTGACGCTGGCCGGGCTGGCGGGCGCGCCGGCGCCGCCCTCGAACGTCGGCATCGACGGCGCGGTCCAGCCGAGCACGACACTGGAGTGGGACCGTCCGGACGCAGCTGCGAACCCCCAGCTCGCTGGCTTCCGGGTCCACTGGCGGCTGACGACCGAGCCCCAGTGGCAGTGGTCGGTCTACGTCCCGGACTCGGGCGAGGCCCGTCAGCGGTACACGCTCGAGAACGTCGTCATCGACAACTACCTGTTCGGCGTCTCGGCCGTGGCGGTGGACGGGAGCGAGAGCCCGGTCGTGTTCCCCGGCCCCATCGGCGCGTTCGACTACGTCCCGGAGTAG